TATTTTTAGAAAAGTCGAGATTATTGAATTTTCCTCCATAAAAATAAGCGGTCTGTAAACTGGTATTTGTACTTAAATCAACACTCGTAAGATTCACATTGGTAAGTGATAAACTTTTTAATTTTGTATTAGTACTTAAATCAATAGTATTTAAAGCCGAATCATCGATAGATAAATGTGTTAACTCTGTATTTGTACTCAAATCGATAGTTTCAAAAACTGCATCTTTCAAAAAGATACCTGAAAGCTTGGTATTTAATGATACATTCAAAGAAGTTAAAGGACTATCTTCCAGGTAAATTTCAAGTAAGTTTAAATTATTACTAAAATCAGCAGTTGATAGTTCGTTTCCGTCTCCAAAAATGGATTGAACAGCGACGAAATCCTCTATTCCGGTTAAATCTTTAATCTTGTAAGCAGAATAGTCAAGATCTAAATATTTAATTGTTTCAATACTTGAAGTTGGAACTTTTCCATCTTGTGAAATATCATCATATCCTTGATCTTCTAAAATGGCTTCAAAAGCAGTATCTGGAATATCAGTGTATCTACAATCATGATCTGCAAAATACGATTGACTATCTCTTGTACTACTCCAGCTATTTTCAAAAGTTGATGGATCATCTACTGTAATGCAAGTTAGATTTGCATTTCCTGTACTCGTAAAATTTGTTACGTTGGAATTGTTACCGTTTTTAATATTTAGAGAAGACAGATTATTGTTATTTACTCCGATAATCCTTAACACTGTATTCTTACTCAAATCTAAATCAGTAATTGCATTTCCTCCAGCATATAGTTGCTGGAGCGCTGTATTTTGAGTAAGATCCAAACTGGTAAGATTACTATTACTAATTCCTAATGCTCTTAATAGTGGACTTTTAGTTGGATCAAAAGTTTCAATATCATTATTCTGCACCCAAGCACGCGTTAAAGCAGTACATTTTGTTATGTCTAAATTTTTAAGATTATTATTCTCAAGTAGTACTAAATCCATTTTAGTACACCCGGTAATATCTATACTTTCTAGACCATTATAACGTCCTGAAACAACTGTAAGCTCTGTATTATTACTCAGATCTACACTAGTTACCGAATTATTATTAAAAATTAAAGATTGTAACGCTAAAAAATCTTCAATTCCTGATAAGTTTGCAATTGATTTATTTGAAATATCTAAAGATGTAATACCTTCAATTTGATCTGTCGGAACTTTTCCATCTCCGGAAATATCATCATACCCTAAATCTTCTAAGGCCGTTTCGAAATTACTATCAGTAATTGTAGTATACTCTTTTACCGTAAGGGTTGCAGCACTTGATAGTATATCATTTCCACAATCATCTGCCAAATACACTCTGAATTTATAGCCATTAGCACTTAAAGGAACATTTGTTAACTCTAAAGTTGTACTATCTTTTCCGGTAACAGTTAAATCATCAAATCTTGTGTTCCAAGCGTTTCCATCTTCACTTACCAACCACTGTGCAGAAGTAAAATTTACACCTTCAACTGTAAACTGCACTGTTCCATTTACCTCAACAGTAGCATTTGCTGGCGATGTAGTTATTTCAGGAACTACAGGAACGTGTGCTTCACCAACACCCACAGCATAAAATGCATTTGTAACAGAAGTAACCTCTTGAGAACACGCTCCATGTAAATCAGTTGCAGCTTGGATTGCCGCTACTCTTGCATCTGCATAATCTGAAGTTGATGTTAAATAATTTTGTTGCATTTGCCAAACAATATTAGCCGCATCATACACATTGATGGCTGTAACACTATAGGCATTACCAATATCATTGGTACCCGATCCTCCGTTGTACAATAACCAAAACCAATGATTCAACACACCACTATTGGTATGAACTCCACAATAATCATTTCCATTTTGACTTGGAGTACAATTAGTTGTATCATACCAATACGTTCCTCCATAGGTATCGGGCTGACCATAAGAATTTGGATTTGAAAAAGATCGTAATGCACCACCTGCATTTTGGTCGTTAATTCTAGAAGGATCTGTATTGGTTCCTAAATTATCATTTGCATAATTTTCAAAAACCATGGCCCATATATCCGATAATCCTTCATTCAATGCACCAGACTCAAACTCATAATCTAAATTTGAAGTAGCATTATTTATTCCATGAGCAATTTCATGAGCAATCACATCTAGAGTTGTTAGTGGAGTAAATTTTCCTGCTCCATCTCCATACAACATAAAACCTGCAGTATTACTTACTGCTCCCCATGCCGCGTTTGTCCAATCCGCATCATAATGAACCATGGATAATAATGCGCTATTTGATCCATTATAACTGTTCCAGTTATGCTCATTCTTCCAGTAGTCATATAATTGTGTTGTTCCCCAGTGAACGTCGATGGCATAAATATTATCATCTGTTGCCATTTCAACAGCAGACCAATTATTATCAGCATCGGTGAAGTCGTAAATTGGTCCGTTTACATAATCAGTTCCATTACGCATATCAACGGTAATGATACCTTTTCTATTTCCTAAACCTTGATTTGTTAAGTTCCACTGACTACTAGCTGCTCTTGTTTCGTCATTCAAAATATAATTGCTTCCATCTGATTTAGTTTCGAAGTTCACCGAACCTGTGTAAGCAGCAAAACCCGATGCTGAAGCAACTAAAGACTTTCCAAACCTTTTTGTACTTTGAGTATTATTATGCGAAGAATGATCATGATTTTCAAAACATGCAAATAGTTGGTTTTTATATTTTAATATATTCCCATTGTTTGCATCTACATATAAAACACCTAATTTCATAACTGGTTTTGTAGCTCCAACAGTTACCGCGTAGGCCAAATTAATTTCATCACTTCTTCTACTTGGTAATATAAGTAACTCTATTTTCGGCTTACTTAATTTGGTCAAATTATCACCAGGCCAAAACACAGTATTCCCCATATGTTTTGCCGCAATAGAAATAATTGAACTCTCTGACAACCTTGGTGAAGTATTTAAGCTAGTTACATCGTGATATTTACCGTTATAAGCATCAATCTCTCCATTCTTTTTATGAATTTTTACTTGCCCGTATTCAACTTTTAGTCCTTGGAAGTATTGTTGAAAAGTCTCATGGCTATTCTTTTGTTTATCGATACTAGATTTTTCTCTTCTAAATTCTGTGCCAGAGGACCCTTTAAATTCTGAGCTCAAAATACTTTGTGAACTTAGTTTCTTTTTTGACTTTCCTACTTTTGTTAATGAAACTTTCTTAAACATTTTTTGTTGTCCAAAAGCACTTGTAACAGCCACTAATGAAACAACTAATAGTAGTAATTTACATCTCATATGATTAGTTATTTAGGGATCGTTATTATTAAATACATCTGAAAAAGATGAGTTAATTCATTTCTTTGATCTCATTCTCAAGCTTTCTTAATTTTTCTAATACGCTTTCCAAGTCTTTTTTTCTTTCTTCTAGTTCTTCAATTGAAATAGATTTTTTATTCACTTTGGAAATAATAGTTCTAACAAAACTGATCATGATTTTTCTCTGCTTTTTCAGAGTGCTAAATAAGTGGCTTTACAAATTTTGAGAAAGTAAACAAGGGCGACAATTAGTAGACCTATAATCTAAATTGTGGAGACAAGTGAGGAGACAAATACTTAAAAAGAACAATTAATATTCTTATACAGAAAGGAATTTCTAGAATCTTTTCTGCTAGAACAGTTTAATAATTTCAAGATTCTTAGATAGTATTAATTAAATAGATTTAAGATATTTTTCTAAATCATCTTCAACCTCTAGTTCTAATTTCTTTCGAAGTCTATATCTTGATTTTTTTACAGCAGCAACTGTTGTGTATCGTAAACGAGCAATTTCTTTTCGCTCTAGTGATAAGCGTATGTACATACAAATTTCCAAATCGGTTTTAGTAAGATTTGGATGAATTTTCTTAATTCGCTGAACGAAATCTTTGTTTATACCTTCAATATCATTTTTTATACTCACAAGCTGAGTATCTTCTAGTAATTCTGATTTCAAATCTGCGATTAAGCTTTGAATAGATACTTTTTCGTCGGAAGCGGCAACTTTTTTCAAATTATCAACCATTCTTTCCTTTGACTTTATCTGTTGAAAAGTATCCTTCTTTAACGTTTCTATTTCTTCAATTTTATAATCAATATCAGACTTTAATGTATTAATATTTGAATAGAGTTGATTTAACAAACGCTCCTTCTCTGACTGAAACTTATGATTTAAAAACACATGGAAAATAATGTAGCATAAGAAACTATAATTGATTACAAATTTAGTTTGAATCACCATCATAGCAGTAAGTATATCATTCGTAAAAACAATAACCTGAACTACAAGAATAAGTAGAACCCATTTCGCATATGGTTTTTTATTTTTAATCGCGCAACTAATAATATAAAAACCTAAAATCATTGTAGTTAATCCATATACTTGAAAAAATGGAGCAACTAAAGTTCCGTAAAAGACTGGTGTAAAAAGGACATAAAGTATTCCCAATACAGGAATTAAATAAATTGTTCTTACAAGATTTTTCTTAATATACCCAGGGTATAATGAGGTATAGTATAATATAATTAAAGATAAACCTCCAAAATAACCTACATATCTCATTCTTTGAACTATACCGAATGAAATATTTGGAAAGAAACTATAAATTAATGTTTCTCCAACAAATAGTTGTCTAGAAACACCAATCAAACAAAACAATCCAAAATAGAGAAAGTACAACTCCTTGTTAAAGGTAAAGAACCAGTAAATTTGAAATACACCAAAAATGATAATTAAAAATGTTATCACACCTTCTATCAAAGGATTTGATTTTTGGTTAGCCGTACTTAACGATTTTGTTTGAATAACATTTTGAAGTGCTGGACCACCACCCAATCTACTATTGTGACCTGAAACCACAAATAGTATTTCCAGATTTTCTTCTTGTGGTAGTTCTGTATAGATTATTTGCCCGTAAGGAATTTCGTCTGTTCCGTTTTGAGATATTTTACCTAAGGTGACATGTTTCTTTCCATTAATCCAAATCTCACCGGCACCCAAAAGTCTACCTATATTCAGGACTAAACCTTCACTATCCTTTTTTTGCTTAATATTTAATTTATAAGTACCGTATCCTCTTTTTTCAAATCCTAATTTTGTCCAAACAGGCGAAGGCCATTCTACTGACGTTCCTTCTTTTAACAATGCAATGTCAAAATCACCTTCATTATTAATCGGCCATTGCTTCCAATAAAACAAACCGTCTCCCATCAGATTTACTTCTGGATTTTCATCAAAATTCCAATTTGTAAGATCTAAAACACCATTATGAATAGTTAATTCTCCATTATTTTGATTGCAACCAACGCAAAATAACAGTAACGTAAATAACCACAAGAAAGGCTTACTTTGTAAGGAAATATGGGAGTATTTTAAGTTTAGCATATATATTTAAAAGACGCTAAACAAAGTTATTCTTTTTAAAATAATTTTACAGTATAATGCTTCACTTTACACGAATGAATTACTACAATCAAGTTTGACTAGGAAAAAAAGAAAGAGTTAAACTGAATAAACTAAGATCAATAATTAATCAAAAATAAAATCTCCATCAGAAACTAAAAACAATCCTTCTTTGTTATCTAGTTTAACCAAAAATTTAATTCTGATAGAATTATTAAGGCTGTAAAGTGGAGTTAAAATGTATAGAATTTCTGCCTTAAAATAATTTTTCAATTTAGCTGTACCTTTTAGAATACAGTCTTTATGGTATACATATTCTCTTGTATATACAATTACATTTTGAGATGAATCATTTAAAATGGCTTCTTCTTCTATAAACTCAAAATGCAATTGATCAATCCTTTCTTTGTATTGTGGAAATCGTTCAAGAAAATCATGTATCCTATTGTAGTAGTCAATATTACAAATCATACTTTTAGGATTTAGTTGGTAAGTAATCTTAAATATAATGAAGAAAGACTAGTTATTTCCATATCCACATCATTTAGGGGGAATTTCCTTTAAGTTAAATGTTTTTCACATTTTTTTAATATAAATTTTAGACTTCAACTTTTGATACTAAAAACTAATCATCTAATTTTGTTTAAGTTTTCTTATGGTTTTATTAAACAATATCATATTCAATTCTTTAGACCTTAATAAACATTTGAAAACACAGAAGTAACAAATTAAATTTTCTAGTTGAATACCTGTGTTAAACTCCCTAACGTTTAATCATTATTAAACTACGAATCTTAAAGCGTGATAAATAAATAAAAGCAAGAATTAATTATGAGAATTCAAACAATCATCATTTTGCTTTTAATTCCATTAATGGGTTTCGCCCAAAGTAAGTTTACAATTAGTGGTACATTAAAAGACAAAGCAAATGGTGAAACCTTATTCGGAGCTACTGTATTTTTAAAAGGCACGAGCTTAGGAACTACAACTAATGAATACGGATTTTACTCACTTACAGCTCCTAAAGGAACATATACTTTAAGTGTTTCTTATGTTGGGTACTCTCCTATTGAAAAAGAAATTGAACTCAATGAAAATATAAAGTTCAATGCAGACTTAACAGAAGATACCAATGTTTTAGATGAAGTTGTTATTACTTCAGAAGAAAGTAAAAAAGTCGATCTACGAAGTCCACAAATGAGTGTGACAAAAATTAACTCACAAACCATTAAACAGATCCCAGTAGTTTTAGGAGAAGTAGATGTTATTAAATCTATCCAATTACTTCCTGGAGTTACCAACGCCGGTGAAGGAGCTTCTGGGTTTAATGTACGTGGTGGTGCAGAAGATCAGAATTTAATTCTTTTAGACGAAGCAATTATTTATAATGCATCGCACTTATTTGGTTTTTTCTCTGTATTTAATAATGACGCTATTAAAGATGTAAAATTATATAAAGGAGGAATTCCTGCGAGATTTGGAGGTAGAGTTTCTTCTGTTCTTGATGTACGTCAAAAGGATGGTAACAATAAAGAATTCAAACTAACTGGTGGAATCGGATTAATCTCAAGTAGATTGACCGCTGAAGCTCCTCTATTTGGAGATAAAGGTTCGTTTCTAGTTGCAGGTAGAGCTTCATATGCTAACATATTTTTAGCTCTTGCTGATAATGAAAATAGAGTTGGGTTTTACGATTTAAATTTAAAAACAAACTATCAAATTAATGATAAAAACCGTTTGTATTTATCTGCTTATTTTGGAAATGACGATGTAAACTTTACCAATTCTTTCTTTAATTCTTATGGAAACTTATCTGCCAACTTAAGATGGAATCATATTTTTAATGATAAGTTATTCTCGAACCTATCTGCTATTTACAGTCGATATAATTATGATTTACAACTTGAATTTGTTGGATTAGATTGGTTATCTAGAATTGATAACTACAACTTAAAATACGATGTTGATTATTACTTAAATGACAAACTAAAATTTGATTTTGGTGTAAGTGGAATTTATTACAAATTCAATCCAGGTGAAATTCGTCCGTTAACTCCAGAGTCTTCAATTAACGAGGATTTTCTTGACAAGAAATTCGCCACTGAAACTGGAATTTATGCTAGTTTGGAACACAAAATATCAAATAATATAACAGCAATGTATGGTTTACGATACAGTTATTTTAATCGTTTCGGTAGTCAAACCTTAAACACGTATGCTAATGATTTACCAGTAGTTTATAATTCTACATTAGGTATTTACGAACGTGCTGTACCAACAGGTGAAGTAAATTATGGTGATAAAGAAAGTATCGCAAGTTTTGACAACTTCGAACCGAGATTCGCATTATCATATCAATTAAATGAAAAGTCATCTATTAAAACAAGTTATAATAGAATGGCGCAATACTTACATTTAATTTCAAATACAACATCAGCTACTCCATTAGATATTTGGGCACCAAGTGGTGAGTTTTTAAAACCTCAAATTGCAGATCAATATGCAGTTGGATACTTTAAAAATTTCAAAAACAATATGTATTCTATTGAAACAGAAGCATATTATAAAACCGTAGATAATCGTGTAGATTACATTAACGGTGCTGAACTAATTGCTCAAAACACAATAGAAACGGAAATTTTAAATGGTGAAGCTAGAGCTTACGGTTTAGAATTTTTACTTAGAAAAAATAAAGGAGATTTAACCGGTTGGATTGCGTATACCTTATCAAAATCTGAACAAAGAACACCTGGCGGAGCAGCTGGCGGACCTGGTTTAAATAATGGTGATTGGTACAATACTCCTTTTGATAGAACTCATGATTTATCCGTTACAGGTAATTACAAACTAAATGAAAAATGGACGTTTAACGCAAATTTTGTTTTTCAAACAGGACGACCAGTTACCTATCCAAACGGACAATTTCAATATAATGGATTATCAATTCCTACCTATTCTACGAGAAATGCAGATAGATTACCTTCGTATAACCGCTTAGATGTTTCGGCTACTTTAACGCCTAGAAAAAATAAAAACAGAAAATGGCAAGCCGAATGGGTATTTGGTATTTACAACTTATACTCAAGAAGAAACGCTGCATCAATTCGATTTGGTGTTAACGATGAAACTGGAATAAACGAAGCTGAAAGAACTTCTATTTTCGGAATAACTCCTTCTATCACTTATAACTTTAAATTTTAAAAAAATGAAAAAATTAATATTCACTCTTTGTATCGCAATCAGTACAATTTTTTCATCTTGTACAGATATTGTTGACGTTGATGTTCCTAATGGTGGCGCAAGATTAGTAATCGAAGCTTCTATTAATTGGGAAAAAGGAACAGTTGGAAATGAACAGACCATTAAACTAAGTACTTCAACGGCCTATTTTGACAATAATCCTAATGTACCAGCAACAGGTGCTACAGTTATCGTAACCAAAGAAAATGATGGTTCACAATTTGTGTTTACTGATCAAAATAACGGTAACTATACAACAAATAGTTTTGTTCCTGAAATTGGGGCCGATTACACTTTAAACATCGTTTATAACGGACAAACCTATACTGCTAGTGAGACTTTAGTCGGTTTTACTCAAATTAATAGTGTAACTCAAGAAGAAGGATTTAATGAAGGAGAATTTCGTGTGCGTGTGTTATTTGATGATCCAGCAGATGAAGAAAATTATTATTTAGGCGAATTTGTTCAAGCAAACTTAGCCGTTCCAGCTTTATCTTCTATTCGAGATGAATTTGTGAATGGAAACGAGGCTTTTGTTTTGCACTTTGATGAACTTAATGTTCCAGGGACCGAAGTTGATATTAAAGTTTATGGAATCTCAGAACGTTTCTATTTTTATATTGAAGAATTAATTCGACAATCAGGAACTCAAGGTGGCGGTGGACCATTTCAAACCACACCAGCACAGTTAAAAGGAAATTGTATAAATATTAATGACCCGAATGAAGAAGTATTAGGATATTTTCGTTTGAGTCAGTTTGGAAGAACGAGCTATACAATTCAATAAGAATACACATTTTAGACCCTTTTAAAAGCAAGCCTTTACTTTACATAGTAATTCGCTTGCTTTTATTTTCTATAGAATTCTCTATTTCTACTATATTCTCTATTAAGCTTTCAACTGGTCTGCGAACAAAACTTTCAGCTTTTAAACCAAATTTCTCTAGCTCCTCCTTAATCAGCGATTGCGTATGGTACGCTATTGATCCTACAAAATGAATAGGTGCATTTTTAAACTCATTTGAATACGTTAAAATGTGATTTTGTATGAAAGCTATAATCCCTTTTCTGAGCATTTCAATAACAAAAGGATGTTCTACATTCAAGATTAAAAACCTTGCAAAACTTGCTAAATATTTGTTGGGGTATTTTGAATTATAAATTTTATCTAAAACTTTCTGAGGTTCCAACTTAAATGATTGCTCTAAAGAAACCCTCAAATCAAACGGTAATTGATTGTAATAATAACTTCTTAGTAACTCTTTACCAAAGTAATTTCCGCTTGCTTCATCCATTATAACATAACCCAATGATGGAATTTTTGTTTGTATGGTTTTTCCATCATAATAGCAACAATTCGATCCAGTTCCTAAAATAGCTATAATAGCAGGTTCATTTGTAGTTGCTAAAACCGCAGCCATTAAATCTTCTTTAACAGTGACGGTTATTGCATTTGAAAAATGTGTATTTAGAACTTCTTTTACTTTTTCTTGGCTCTTATTAGTTCCGCATCCTGCTCCATAGAAATATACCTTTTCTACTATTTTTCTTATGGAAGACAACTCTTTATTCTTACAAAGTAACTTCGCTATTTTCTCTCCTGATAATATATTCGGGTTTAAACCTTTAGTTCTTGTTCTTGAAAGATCATTGGTAATATTATCATATAATACCCAATCGCATTTTGAAGACCCACTATCTGCAATTAAAATCATTCCTCATTTTTTTAAATCAATACTATTATTTTAAATCAAATCGTTGATTCAAACATGTAGAGAGTTCTTTTAAAGTATCAATTATTACAATCTCTACATCTACAAATGGTGTTGAAAGCTCTTCTAACAAATCAATTACGCTATCTCTATCTTTCTTAGAAAATTTCTCACTTTTAATGGCAATCTTAATTTGATGAGATACTTCAGCTAATTTTTGATAATGTAACTCTAATCCAACTAAATTTGGTGATCTCTCTAGTTTTCTAAACTCTGAATACCCAGTTTCCCAACTATTCAGAAATGATAAAACATTCTCTTTATTCTTTAAATTCCCATCTAAGGTATACGCACTTACAGCTTTCTTAAATTCATAAGCATCGGGAGCATCAGCTGAACAAGCATCCGCGAATAACGTGAAAGGCGAAAAGGTTTTATATTCTGTTCCTCCTTCATTTCTGTTATAAATTTTCAAAGGTTCTGAAATTCCTGCTAGAATTTTTAAAGATGAAATATCTTGATTATTGGAAACGTTTCTTAGGATCACATCGATATTTCTAATATGAGTTAAACCGATTCTTTCCAATTCGTGATTTACATATTTTAGTCGTTTTCTCATATTCTCAATGTTAGTAATATGCTTTGGTGACCAAAACCTTTCTGCAATAGCCGCTGTTCTTGGCCATATGCGACTATCTATAGTTAATGGAGTAACCAATTCGCTCCACATTGTAACTTCACCTCCAAGAACTCTACTTTCTTCGGCTGTTGTTAAGTCAGCATTTGCAATTGGATCACATTTGTAATAATGATCAACAGATAACATTCTATCGATATAATAATCGTTAGATAAAATTGCGTGATAACCGTTTTTAAGCGCAGGAATTAATGTTCCGTTTTCAAAACCTTCGTTCTTTCCTCTCCAAGAATGAATTATGGCACTTTTTGGCATACTTGGAGTTCTGATTTCATCCCAACCAACAAGCTTTTTCCCATATTTTCTTAAGATTTTCTCGAGCTTTATATTGAAATACGTTTGAAGGTCATGGTTAGTTTTTAATCCATTTTTCTTTTTAAACTCCTGTATTTTTGAGTTTGCATCCCAGTGCTTGCCTTCATTCTCGTCTCCACCAATATGAAAGTATTCATCCGGAAATAAAGGAGCTACTTCTTTAAACAGATTGTCTAAAAACGTATAAACTTCGGGTTTAGTAGGATTTAATGTAGGATCAAAAACTCCTGAATATCTAACTATTTTATTATCGAAATTTTCGTCACTACCTAATTCAGGATAAGCAGTTAAAATTGCTGCTGCATGTCCTGGAACATCAATTTCTGGGATAACTCGAATCCCAAGATTGTTTGCATACGCCACTACATCTTTAATCTGCTCTTGAGTATAATACTCTCCATCCGAACCTAATTCATGCAGTTTGGGATATATTTTTGACTCGATTCTAAAACCTTGATCATCTGATAAATGCCAATGAAAAACATTCATTTTCACGAAAGCCATTGCATCTAAATTTCGTTTAATCAAGTCAACAGGTTGAAAATGACGAGACACATCTATCATTAAGCCTCGCCATTTAAATCGAGGAGCATCTTTTATATAAAACCCTTCAAAAACAAAGTTACTCCCGTCACTTTTAATTAATTGTAATAGTGTAGATAAACCTCTAACAATTCCAACATCTGTTAGTGCAGTAATTTCAATTTTATTATTATTTACAACTAGTTCATAAGACTCATCTGTATTAAAAGATAAACTCGCTTCCTCTTTAAAAACTAAACTTAAAGTCGTCTTTTCTCTATTATAAAAAGGAAATCCTTCATCTATAAAAACACCAGTTTTGTTGGCTAAATTTCTAAGGAATTTTGTTGCAGCTTTATACACTCTGCTTCCTTTTCTATTCATGCTAATTGTAAAATCTCTATCTAATATGGTTTTAGCTTTATTAGATTTTATCTCTTTTGGCCAAGGCATTAAATTTAACTGATCACTTAATTTTTCTTGTGAAAAACACGGTTTAACAGCAATGGTAAAAAAGAAAAGAGAGAATATAAAAATTGAAAATACTTTCATTACTTAAAAATAATATCGTTTAAACGCTTCGATTGCGGCATAATCTGCCATTCCTAATTGATGGTACTTTTTGGCTGTAAGTCTGTTTCTATCCTCAGCTCTAACCCAAAATTCTCTTGAATCATCACCTCTAAACATTACCTTATCTTTTTGAGATTGGTGGAAGAAAATCGCGTTACGTTTTTTAATTACTTGATCTGGACTCATTGGTACTGCCATATCGATTTCATGAGAATCCCACTCGAACCAAGCGCCTCTATATAACCATACCCAACAATCTTTAATAGCATCTTCATACTTCATTCTTTCCAAAGCCATAAACAAAGCGTCTAAAC
This genomic window from Tenacibaculum sp. 190524A05c contains:
- a CDS encoding M4 family metallopeptidase; amino-acid sequence: MRCKLLLLVVSLVAVTSAFGQQKMFKKVSLTKVGKSKKKLSSQSILSSEFKGSSGTEFRREKSSIDKQKNSHETFQQYFQGLKVEYGQVKIHKKNGEIDAYNGKYHDVTSLNTSPRLSESSIISIAAKHMGNTVFWPGDNLTKLSKPKIELLILPSRRSDEINLAYAVTVGATKPVMKLGVLYVDANNGNILKYKNQLFACFENHDHSSHNNTQSTKRFGKSLVASASGFAAYTGSVNFETKSDGSNYILNDETRAASSQWNLTNQGLGNRKGIITVDMRNGTDYVNGPIYDFTDADNNWSAVEMATDDNIYAIDVHWGTTQLYDYWKNEHNWNSYNGSNSALLSMVHYDADWTNAAWGAVSNTAGFMLYGDGAGKFTPLTTLDVIAHEIAHGINNATSNLDYEFESGALNEGLSDIWAMVFENYANDNLGTNTDPSRINDQNAGGALRSFSNPNSYGQPDTYGGTYWYDTTNCTPSQNGNDYCGVHTNSGVLNHWFWLLYNGGSGTNDIGNAYSVTAINVYDAANIVWQMQQNYLTSTSDYADARVAAIQAATDLHGACSQEVTSVTNAFYAVGVGEAHVPVVPEITTSPANATVEVNGTVQFTVEGVNFTSAQWLVSEDGNAWNTRFDDLTVTGKDSTTLELTNVPLSANGYKFRVYLADDCGNDILSSAATLTVKEYTTITDSNFETALEDLGYDDISGDGKVPTDQIEGITSLDISNKSIANLSGIEDFLALQSLIFNNNSVTSVDLSNNTELTVVSGRYNGLESIDITGCTKMDLVLLENNNLKNLDITKCTALTRAWVQNNDIETFDPTKSPLLRALGISNSNLTSLDLTQNTALQQLYAGGNAITDLDLSKNTVLRIIGVNNNNLSSLNIKNGNNSNVTNFTSTGNANLTCITVDDPSTFENSWSSTRDSQSYFADHDCRYTDIPDTAFEAILEDQGYDDISQDGKVPTSSIETIKYLDLDYSAYKIKDLTGIEDFVAVQSIFGDGNELSTADFSNNLNLLEIYLEDSPLTSLNVSLNTKLSGIFLKDAVFETIDLSTNTELTHLSIDDSALNTIDLSTNTKLKSLSLTNVNLTSVDLSTNTSLQTAYFYGGKFNNLDFSKNTQLKAVWVNDNELTNLIIKNGANSTLTSFRAYGNTNLTCIAVSDKDHFETKFSGDIDNHTSFTDAYCNYTSIPDSNFESALENLGYDDISGDGQVPTDLIETVTEIQINFHSIEDLTGIEDFTALEELDVLYGSIQKIDVSQNLKLTRLWCGYNVGLETLDVSNNVLLENLFVNDTDISVLDLSKNSKLTNLVASSNNDLNQLNLQNGNNLNVTNLLLTGTPNLTCIQVDDATYSSTNWTSVDAQNSFSEDCQSCTFNARVILEGPFNSSTFEMNDDLRTNNLLPTTSPYSDGATCEASVLENSDAVDWIEIQLRSADDINTIIAAKSFLLEKNSGVSSADGISDLSISAWQGNYYVAVVHRNHLTVVTKNPITFSGNEANVDFTSDGSVLNGSNALVEVIHSVFALPAGNVEGTGQIQNSGVNSTILQLGNSGYSIFDVDMNGQIQNTDINIIRQNLGRGEQIQIVD
- a CDS encoding 7TM-DISM domain-containing protein, with amino-acid sequence MLNLKYSHISLQSKPFLWLFTLLLFCVGCNQNNGELTIHNGVLDLTNWNFDENPEVNLMGDGLFYWKQWPINNEGDFDIALLKEGTSVEWPSPVWTKLGFEKRGYGTYKLNIKQKKDSEGLVLNIGRLLGAGEIWINGKKHVTLGKISQNGTDEIPYGQIIYTELPQEENLEILFVVSGHNSRLGGGPALQNVIQTKSLSTANQKSNPLIEGVITFLIIIFGVFQIYWFFTFNKELYFLYFGLFCLIGVSRQLFVGETLIYSFFPNISFGIVQRMRYVGYFGGLSLIILYYTSLYPGYIKKNLVRTIYLIPVLGILYVLFTPVFYGTLVAPFFQVYGLTTMILGFYIISCAIKNKKPYAKWVLLILVVQVIVFTNDILTAMMVIQTKFVINYSFLCYIIFHVFLNHKFQSEKERLLNQLYSNINTLKSDIDYKIEEIETLKKDTFQQIKSKERMVDNLKKVAASDEKVSIQSLIADLKSELLEDTQLVSIKNDIEGINKDFVQRIKKIHPNLTKTDLEICMYIRLSLERKEIARLRYTTVAAVKKSRYRLRKKLELEVEDDLEKYLKSI
- a CDS encoding TonB-dependent receptor, with amino-acid sequence MRIQTIIILLLIPLMGFAQSKFTISGTLKDKANGETLFGATVFLKGTSLGTTTNEYGFYSLTAPKGTYTLSVSYVGYSPIEKEIELNENIKFNADLTEDTNVLDEVVITSEESKKVDLRSPQMSVTKINSQTIKQIPVVLGEVDVIKSIQLLPGVTNAGEGASGFNVRGGAEDQNLILLDEAIIYNASHLFGFFSVFNNDAIKDVKLYKGGIPARFGGRVSSVLDVRQKDGNNKEFKLTGGIGLISSRLTAEAPLFGDKGSFLVAGRASYANIFLALADNENRVGFYDLNLKTNYQINDKNRLYLSAYFGNDDVNFTNSFFNSYGNLSANLRWNHIFNDKLFSNLSAIYSRYNYDLQLEFVGLDWLSRIDNYNLKYDVDYYLNDKLKFDFGVSGIYYKFNPGEIRPLTPESSINEDFLDKKFATETGIYASLEHKISNNITAMYGLRYSYFNRFGSQTLNTYANDLPVVYNSTLGIYERAVPTGEVNYGDKESIASFDNFEPRFALSYQLNEKSSIKTSYNRMAQYLHLISNTTSATPLDIWAPSGEFLKPQIADQYAVGYFKNFKNNMYSIETEAYYKTVDNRVDYINGAELIAQNTIETEILNGEARAYGLEFLLRKNKGDLTGWIAYTLSKSEQRTPGGAAGGPGLNNGDWYNTPFDRTHDLSVTGNYKLNEKWTFNANFVFQTGRPVTYPNGQFQYNGLSIPTYSTRNADRLPSYNRLDVSATLTPRKNKNRKWQAEWVFGIYNLYSRRNAASIRFGVNDETGINEAERTSIFGITPSITYNFKF